One Felis catus isolate Fca126 chromosome D3, F.catus_Fca126_mat1.0, whole genome shotgun sequence DNA segment encodes these proteins:
- the HVCN1 gene encoding voltage-gated hydrogen channel 1 isoform X2: MATWDEKAGSRRAKVAPAERMSKFLKHFTVVGDDYHAWNINYKKWENEEDEEDEEEQPPPTPASGEEGRAADPAGAPVPAPRPPLDFRTTLRKLFSSHRFQVIIICLVILDALLVLAELILDLKIIKADKNAVKVFHCMSIAILTFFMMEIFLKLYVFRLEFFHHKFEILDTIVVVISFILDIVLLFHEHQFEALGLLILLRLWRVARIINGIIISVKTRSERQLLRLKQMNIQLAAKIQHLEFSCSEKEQEIERLNKLLRQHGLLGEVN, encoded by the exons GCTGGCTCCCGCAGGGCCAAAGTGGCTCCGGCAGAGAGGATGAGCAAGTTCTTGAAGCATTTCACTGTCGTTGGGGACGATTACCATGCCTGGAACATCAACTACAAGAAATGGGAGaatgaggaggatgaggaggacgaggaggaacAGCCGCCACCAACACCTGCCTCCGGTGAGGAGGGCAGAGCTGCCGACCCGGCTGGGGCCCCTGTCCCTGCGCCCAGGCCCCCCCTAGACTTCAGGACCACATTGAGGAAGCTGTTCAGCTCCCACAGGTTTCAG GTTATCATCATTTGCCTGGTCATTCTGGATGCCCTCCTGGTGCTCGCTGAGCTCATTCTGGACCTGAAGATCATCAAGGCTGACAAGAACGCCGTCAAG GTGTTTCACTGCATGAGCATTGCCATCTTGACCTTCTTTATGATGGAgatctttctaaaattatatgtCTTCCGCTTGGAGTTCTTCCACCACAAGTTTGAAATCCTGGACACCATCGTGGTGGTGATTTCCTTCATCCTTGACATTGTCCTCCTGTTCCATGAGCACCAGTTTGAGGCTCTTGGCCTACTGATTCTGCTCCGGCTGTGGCGGGTGGCCCGGATCATCAACG GAATAATTATCTCCGTTAAGACACGTTCAGAACGGCAACTATTGAGgttaaaacagatgaatatacaGTTGGCCGCCAAGATCCAACACCTTGAATTCAGCTGCTCTGAGAAG GAACAAGAAATTGAAAGACTTAACAAGCTCTTGAGACAGCACGGACTTCTTGGTGAGGTCAACTAG
- the HVCN1 gene encoding voltage-gated hydrogen channel 1 isoform X1, whose protein sequence is MSKFLKHFTVVGDDYHAWNINYKKWENEEDEEDEEEQPPPTPASGEEGRAADPAGAPVPAPRPPLDFRTTLRKLFSSHRFQVIIICLVILDALLVLAELILDLKIIKADKNAVKVFHCMSIAILTFFMMEIFLKLYVFRLEFFHHKFEILDTIVVVISFILDIVLLFHEHQFEALGLLILLRLWRVARIINGIIISVKTRSERQLLRLKQMNIQLAAKIQHLEFSCSEKEQEIERLNKLLRQHGLLGEVN, encoded by the exons ATGAGCAAGTTCTTGAAGCATTTCACTGTCGTTGGGGACGATTACCATGCCTGGAACATCAACTACAAGAAATGGGAGaatgaggaggatgaggaggacgaggaggaacAGCCGCCACCAACACCTGCCTCCGGTGAGGAGGGCAGAGCTGCCGACCCGGCTGGGGCCCCTGTCCCTGCGCCCAGGCCCCCCCTAGACTTCAGGACCACATTGAGGAAGCTGTTCAGCTCCCACAGGTTTCAG GTTATCATCATTTGCCTGGTCATTCTGGATGCCCTCCTGGTGCTCGCTGAGCTCATTCTGGACCTGAAGATCATCAAGGCTGACAAGAACGCCGTCAAG GTGTTTCACTGCATGAGCATTGCCATCTTGACCTTCTTTATGATGGAgatctttctaaaattatatgtCTTCCGCTTGGAGTTCTTCCACCACAAGTTTGAAATCCTGGACACCATCGTGGTGGTGATTTCCTTCATCCTTGACATTGTCCTCCTGTTCCATGAGCACCAGTTTGAGGCTCTTGGCCTACTGATTCTGCTCCGGCTGTGGCGGGTGGCCCGGATCATCAACG GAATAATTATCTCCGTTAAGACACGTTCAGAACGGCAACTATTGAGgttaaaacagatgaatatacaGTTGGCCGCCAAGATCCAACACCTTGAATTCAGCTGCTCTGAGAAG GAACAAGAAATTGAAAGACTTAACAAGCTCTTGAGACAGCACGGACTTCTTGGTGAGGTCAACTAG